In the genome of Deinococcus yavapaiensis KR-236, one region contains:
- the pilM gene encoding type IV pilus assembly protein PilM, which yields MTNVLQRLLNSRPAAIGVELGTSAIKIVALKPGSPPQLTHAVMLPTPVGAMRDGLVVEPARVAAELKTALSKYGIAAKYAVTAVPNQSAVTRNILVPRMDRKDLDEAIKWEAERYLPYPIDDVTLDYDLLDDPTTLPEEQSMEVVVAAAPTEAIARQIEVLRLAGLEPAVIDLKPFAALRSLRPQPHGTGSKVDLSNTQSTKHDPASEVALLLEIGASSSVLTLTRGDRLLITRNIAIAADDFTTALQRAFDLDFNAAEDVKIGYATATTPTEDEEDLLNFDLSREQYSPARVFDVIRPVLGDLITEIRRSLEFYRVQAGDLVVDRTYLAGGGAKLRGLAAAIGDALGFRVEVVSPWKHVAIDESRFDMGFLHNNAPEFTVPLGLALRGVSNFD from the coding sequence ATGACCAATGTTCTCCAGCGCTTGCTGAACTCGAGGCCCGCCGCAATCGGCGTGGAACTCGGAACCAGCGCTATCAAGATTGTGGCGCTCAAGCCCGGCTCGCCGCCACAATTAACGCACGCCGTCATGCTGCCCACTCCAGTTGGAGCGATGCGCGACGGCCTTGTCGTGGAACCCGCCCGCGTGGCCGCCGAGCTCAAGACGGCGCTGTCGAAATACGGAATCGCGGCGAAGTACGCCGTGACCGCCGTGCCCAACCAAAGCGCCGTGACCCGCAACATCCTCGTGCCGAGGATGGATCGTAAGGACCTCGACGAAGCCATCAAGTGGGAAGCCGAGCGCTACTTGCCGTACCCCATCGACGACGTGACGCTCGATTACGACCTGCTCGACGATCCCACGACCCTTCCCGAGGAGCAGTCGATGGAAGTCGTCGTGGCCGCCGCTCCGACCGAGGCGATCGCCCGTCAAATCGAGGTCTTGCGCCTCGCGGGCCTCGAGCCCGCCGTCATCGACCTCAAGCCGTTCGCGGCGCTGCGCTCGTTGAGACCCCAGCCGCACGGCACCGGCTCCAAGGTCGACCTGTCCAACACCCAGTCGACGAAGCACGACCCAGCAAGCGAAGTGGCGCTGCTGCTCGAAATCGGCGCCTCAAGCAGCGTCCTCACCTTGACGCGCGGCGACCGCCTCTTGATCACCCGTAACATCGCCATCGCCGCCGACGACTTCACGACCGCCTTGCAACGGGCGTTCGATTTGGACTTCAACGCCGCCGAGGACGTCAAGATCGGTTACGCTACCGCCACGACGCCCACCGAGGACGAGGAGGACTTGCTGAACTTCGACCTGTCGCGCGAGCAGTACAGCCCGGCGCGCGTCTTCGACGTCATTCGGCCGGTGCTCGGCGACCTCATCACCGAAATTCGACGGTCGCTGGAGTTCTACCGCGTCCAAGCGGGCGACCTCGTCGTCGACCGCACGTACCTCGCGGGCGGCGGCGCGAAGTTGCGTGGACTCGCGGCCGCGATCGGCGACGCGCTGGGCTTTCGCGTGGAAGTGGTTTCGCCTTGGAAGCACGTTGCCATCGACGAGTCGCGGTTCGACATGGGCTTTTTGCACAACAACGCGCCGGAGTTCACCGTGCCGCTGGGCCTCGCGCTGCGAGGGGTGAGTAATTTTGATTAA
- a CDS encoding NAD(P)/FAD-dependent oxidoreductase, whose protein sequence is MRIVVVGAGIAGASVAFFAARDGHDVMVVDAGVERASDVPSALVNPVRGQSGRVDEGALEGMRLTWSLLDEVRSLGFDVPHERAGVRRPVPDERTRRKFEASLPSDLPHAWRAADEVRGLAAGWHSVLDIFEGGWLDGPAFVGALLRASGARVVRGFASDVRPTRVMVGEQAYRADVVVRCGGSLGTSGGTHRAGTMLLLDHAPCEVPLSFGVYAAPDERGGVLGSTFEAPTSEHVSSPPPLSSLAWLMGKAQGLLGDLSPRVTGTWTGTRLSTFVSGRQGDGTWSLTGLGSKGFLIGPLLARNLTSEVQESSLN, encoded by the coding sequence GTGAGGATCGTGGTCGTGGGCGCGGGCATCGCCGGGGCGAGCGTCGCGTTCTTCGCCGCGCGCGACGGGCATGACGTGATGGTCGTGGACGCGGGGGTGGAGCGCGCCTCGGACGTTCCGTCGGCGCTCGTGAATCCCGTGAGAGGGCAAAGTGGACGGGTCGACGAGGGTGCGCTCGAAGGCATGCGCCTCACGTGGTCGCTTCTCGACGAGGTGCGATCCCTCGGCTTCGACGTTCCGCACGAACGTGCGGGCGTTCGGCGTCCCGTGCCCGACGAGCGTACGCGGCGCAAGTTCGAGGCGTCCTTGCCGAGCGACTTGCCGCATGCCTGGCGTGCGGCGGACGAAGTTCGCGGGCTCGCCGCCGGTTGGCACTCGGTCTTGGACATCTTCGAGGGCGGGTGGTTGGACGGCCCGGCGTTCGTTGGCGCCTTGTTGAGGGCGAGCGGAGCGCGGGTCGTTCGCGGCTTCGCCTCGGACGTTCGACCGACGCGCGTGATGGTCGGGGAGCAGGCGTACCGTGCGGACGTCGTCGTTCGGTGCGGCGGGTCCCTCGGCACGTCGGGTGGAACCCACCGAGCGGGCACGATGCTGCTGCTCGACCACGCGCCTTGCGAAGTACCCCTGAGCTTCGGCGTGTATGCCGCCCCGGACGAGCGAGGCGGAGTGCTGGGGTCCACCTTCGAAGCACCGACGAGCGAGCACGTCTCGTCGCCGCCTCCCTTGTCGTCCTTGGCATGGCTGATGGGCAAGGCGCAAGGTCTGCTGGGCGACTTGTCGCCGCGCGTGACGGGGACCTGGACGGGCACGCGCTTGTCGACCTTCGTCTCGGGACGGCAGGGAGACGGCACGTGGTCTTTGACGGGCCTCGGGTCGAAGGGTTTTTTGATAGGCCCGCTGCTCGCACGAAACCTCACGTCGGAAGTTCAGGAGAGCTCGCTAAACTGA
- a CDS encoding secretin N-terminal domain-containing protein, with amino-acid sequence MIKRALTLMMTAALGMASAQTLTDARLVNANVSLEVGQRAMPLSVTLSALARSAGYDIVFDVNVDALPSASGPTAPTMFSFQNKPFNEVWPLLMDVYGLNYRIVQVGGKDVLRVSNTPLQRVVDLKNAAAADVEARLKSLLPNVRVVSDIRTNSLIVSGSNRDLTDLDGLLTDLDRPVAQAPVTPAPTPPAPDPVVQNTVTLQNAQAAEVEARLKALFPNLRIVSDVRTNTVFVSATAKEFVDVSTVVSQLDRPIAQAPVTPAPTPPAPDPVVQNTVTLQNAQAAEVEARLKALFPNLRIVSDVRTNTVFVSATAKEFVDVSTVVSQLDRAAQQAATQTPDPSVQRVYTVQSSSDDIAAFLRTTYPTLVVTPVGKTNQLVVSGPTSVVNTAFALLGQVDRPLPVAAVGPAVVQRIFTLANAQASEIKAVLENTLATRLDDAATGSSTGAANNSANNSANNQAPTTQSAQDAASAAASQSGSDVTIIADQRTNTLIVRGTPEQVAQVAELIPVLDVRVPQINVQIRIQEITEDAARTLGIDWSAGIGNFVTKLVSGNLTALFDNTTNFAGLNLGATLKALENQQLSKSIYDGNVTLQSGQRRQGNATSAENASAGASASIKSGGRVEVNIPGAAGNIVRQIDYGVLLDFLNPQVSNDGTITIGVRSSISNPQTALTGGSIPNILSFLNREASTTVSFKSGQTVLLGGLLTDTENTTTNGVPFLSSIPLVGSLFKSEDTRKSKAQLLIVLTGNIVQ; translated from the coding sequence ATGATCAAACGAGCTTTGACTTTGATGATGACGGCGGCCCTCGGCATGGCGAGTGCGCAAACGCTCACGGACGCCCGCCTCGTGAACGCGAACGTGAGCCTCGAGGTCGGCCAGCGGGCCATGCCCTTGTCGGTGACGCTCTCGGCGCTCGCGCGCTCGGCCGGGTACGACATCGTGTTCGACGTCAACGTCGACGCGCTGCCCAGCGCCAGCGGCCCCACCGCGCCCACCATGTTCAGCTTTCAGAACAAGCCGTTCAACGAAGTCTGGCCGCTGCTCATGGACGTGTACGGCCTGAACTACCGCATCGTGCAAGTGGGCGGCAAGGACGTGCTGCGCGTGTCCAACACGCCCTTGCAACGCGTGGTGGACCTGAAGAACGCGGCCGCGGCCGACGTCGAGGCGCGCCTCAAGAGCTTGCTGCCGAACGTTCGCGTCGTTTCGGATATCCGCACGAACAGCCTCATCGTGAGCGGCTCGAATCGTGATCTGACCGACCTCGACGGACTACTCACCGACCTCGACCGTCCCGTCGCGCAAGCGCCCGTCACGCCCGCGCCGACACCGCCCGCCCCCGATCCCGTCGTGCAGAACACGGTAACGCTGCAAAACGCGCAAGCCGCCGAGGTCGAGGCGCGACTCAAAGCCTTGTTCCCGAACTTGCGAATCGTCTCGGACGTTCGGACGAACACGGTCTTCGTGAGCGCGACGGCCAAGGAGTTCGTAGACGTGAGCACGGTCGTCTCGCAACTCGACCGTCCCATCGCGCAAGCGCCCGTCACGCCCGCGCCGACACCGCCCGCCCCCGATCCCGTCGTGCAGAACACGGTAACGCTGCAAAACGCGCAAGCCGCCGAGGTCGAGGCGCGACTCAAAGCCTTGTTCCCGAACTTGCGAATCGTCTCGGACGTTCGGACGAACACGGTCTTCGTGAGCGCGACGGCCAAGGAGTTCGTGGACGTGAGCACGGTCGTCTCACAACTCGACCGCGCCGCACAGCAAGCCGCCACGCAAACGCCAGACCCGTCGGTGCAGCGCGTGTACACCGTGCAAAGCTCGTCGGACGACATCGCCGCCTTCTTGCGTACGACGTACCCGACGCTGGTCGTGACGCCCGTCGGCAAGACCAATCAACTCGTGGTGAGCGGGCCTACGAGCGTCGTGAACACGGCGTTCGCGTTGCTGGGTCAAGTCGACCGTCCGCTGCCCGTTGCCGCCGTTGGTCCGGCTGTCGTGCAGCGCATCTTCACGCTTGCCAACGCTCAAGCGAGCGAGATCAAGGCGGTACTGGAGAACACGCTCGCGACGCGGTTGGACGACGCGGCGACGGGAAGCAGTACCGGCGCTGCCAACAATTCCGCCAACAACTCGGCGAACAATCAAGCTCCGACGACTCAAAGCGCTCAAGACGCGGCGAGCGCGGCCGCTTCTCAATCGGGCAGTGACGTCACGATCATCGCCGATCAGCGTACGAACACCCTCATCGTCCGCGGTACTCCCGAACAAGTCGCCCAAGTTGCCGAGCTCATTCCGGTGCTGGACGTCCGCGTGCCGCAGATCAACGTACAAATCCGCATCCAGGAGATCACGGAGGACGCCGCGCGTACCCTCGGCATCGATTGGTCGGCGGGCATCGGCAACTTCGTGACGAAGCTCGTGAGCGGCAACCTCACGGCGTTGTTCGACAACACCACGAACTTCGCGGGCCTCAACCTCGGCGCCACGCTGAAGGCGCTCGAGAATCAGCAGTTGTCCAAGAGTATCTACGACGGCAACGTCACGCTGCAAAGCGGCCAGCGTCGTCAAGGCAACGCGACGAGCGCGGAAAATGCCAGTGCCGGGGCCTCTGCCAGCATCAAGTCGGGCGGGCGCGTCGAAGTCAACATTCCCGGTGCGGCAGGCAACATCGTGCGGCAAATCGATTACGGAGTCTTGCTCGACTTCCTCAATCCGCAAGTGTCGAACGACGGCACGATCACGATCGGGGTTCGCAGCAGCATCTCCAATCCCCAGACGGCTTTGACCGGAGGAAGCATTCCGAACATCTTGAGCTTCCTCAACCGCGAAGCGAGTACGACCGTGTCGTTCAAGAGCGGTCAGACCGTGCTGCTGGGCGGTTTGCTGACCGACACCGAGAACACGACGACCAACGGCGTTCCCTTCTTGTCGTCCATTCCTTTGGTCGGCAGCTTGTTCAAGTCGGAGGACACTCGGAAGTCGAAGGCACAACTGCTCATCGTCCTGACGGGCAACATCGTTCAGTAA
- a CDS encoding type 4a pilus biogenesis protein PilO — translation MTTRRAELKNPLTNLKGRDIFLLTLAGLVLIGILWYFLLYSARQAEIDAANSQLDTLRPQVDAARLASAQLPGLRQEVAGLEVQRDTLLRALPPTPRFGQVLGEIRQNVLATGAQLDGISQSSGAAAGANIPAGVQPINISLTLDGTFGQLFGVLRSLEAMNRFSTINNLALSLGKVTSFDPQVGGQIGVTVYTYNPNAQGAAPAQPGAAPAPGAPASAPPAPPAGGNP, via the coding sequence ATGACGACTCGTCGTGCCGAACTGAAAAATCCGCTGACGAACCTCAAGGGGCGAGATATCTTCTTGCTGACCCTCGCTGGCCTCGTCTTGATCGGAATTTTGTGGTACTTCCTGCTATACAGCGCCCGACAAGCGGAAATCGACGCCGCGAACTCGCAACTCGACACGCTTCGCCCTCAAGTGGACGCGGCCCGACTCGCGAGCGCTCAGCTTCCGGGTCTTCGCCAGGAAGTCGCCGGGCTCGAAGTTCAGCGCGATACGTTGTTGCGCGCCTTGCCGCCCACGCCGCGCTTCGGGCAGGTGCTCGGCGAGATTCGCCAAAACGTCCTGGCGACGGGCGCCCAGCTCGACGGCATCAGCCAGTCTTCGGGCGCCGCGGCAGGAGCGAACATTCCGGCGGGCGTGCAGCCCATCAACATCAGCCTCACGCTCGACGGCACCTTCGGCCAGTTGTTCGGCGTGCTGCGTTCTCTGGAGGCGATGAACCGCTTCTCGACGATCAACAACTTGGCGCTCAGCCTCGGCAAAGTCACCAGCTTCGATCCGCAAGTCGGCGGGCAGATCGGCGTGACCGTCTATACGTACAATCCCAACGCGCAAGGCGCGGCGCCCGCTCAACCTGGAGCGGCGCCCGCCCCGGGAGCGCCCGCGTCGGCGCCCCCCGCCCCGCCCGCCGGAGGTAATCCGTGA
- the aroQ gene encoding type II 3-dehydroquinate dehydratase translates to MILVLNGPNLNLLGTREPSVYGSDTLEDLESMCESWGADLGVTVTCRQSSHEGNLIDWIHEAKSAGFKGIVINPGALTHYSYALRDAIAGQSLPVVEVHISNVDARESWRHVSVTAGVCKGKISGLGFTGYKLAMEYLTDLLSAS, encoded by the coding sequence ATGATTCTCGTTTTGAACGGGCCGAACCTCAACCTGCTCGGTACGCGCGAACCGTCCGTGTACGGCTCGGACACCCTCGAAGACCTCGAGAGCATGTGCGAATCGTGGGGCGCGGACCTCGGCGTGACGGTGACGTGCCGTCAAAGCAGCCACGAAGGCAATCTCATCGACTGGATTCACGAAGCCAAAAGCGCGGGCTTCAAAGGTATCGTCATCAATCCCGGAGCCCTCACGCACTACTCTTATGCCTTGCGCGACGCCATCGCCGGGCAGAGCCTGCCCGTCGTGGAGGTGCACATTTCGAACGTGGACGCGCGCGAGTCCTGGCGGCACGTGTCGGTGACGGCGGGCGTGTGCAAAGGCAAGATCAGCGGCTTGGGGTTCACCGGCTACAAGCTGGCGATGGAGTACCTCACCGACCTATTGAGCGCCTCTTGA
- the aroB gene encoding 3-dehydroquinate synthase — protein sequence MMRIDVGGAAPYAVSVRSGALQDVAVSERRRALLFDEGVPRPFVDEVRSRLQPEVEVALPRGEACKTLTVFAEVLSTLARAALPRDAAVIGLGGGAATDLAGFVASAYLRGVAFYTLPTTLLGQVDAAVGGKTGVNLPEGKNLVGAFWPPKGVWCDTATLAALPSATFREGAAEVFKHGLIADPVLCDDVVSGGFGPHAAHLEEIVGRAVKVKADVVTRDLTERGERAHLNFGHTLAHALEAVTGHALPHGEAVGYGLHFAALLSRRLGGEDVSKLTERFLAYQRPRSLPDFAWQDVAPFVARDKKADSRGVRFVLLEKLARPYVAHVDEADVRVAFDEWHAFVRGMVK from the coding sequence ATCATGAGGATTGACGTGGGCGGCGCGGCGCCGTACGCGGTGAGCGTGCGGTCGGGCGCCTTGCAAGACGTCGCGGTCTCGGAGCGGCGCCGCGCGTTGCTGTTTGACGAGGGCGTTCCGCGCCCTTTCGTGGACGAGGTGAGGTCACGCCTGCAGCCCGAGGTGGAGGTCGCGTTGCCGCGAGGCGAGGCGTGCAAGACGTTGACGGTATTCGCGGAGGTGCTCTCGACGCTTGCGCGGGCCGCCTTGCCGCGCGACGCCGCCGTGATCGGACTCGGAGGTGGGGCGGCGACGGACCTGGCGGGCTTCGTGGCGAGCGCGTATCTGCGGGGCGTGGCCTTCTACACCCTTCCGACGACGTTGTTGGGTCAAGTGGACGCGGCGGTGGGCGGCAAGACCGGCGTCAACCTTCCCGAAGGCAAGAACCTCGTCGGGGCCTTTTGGCCGCCCAAGGGCGTGTGGTGCGACACGGCGACCCTCGCGGCGTTGCCGAGCGCGACCTTTCGAGAGGGCGCGGCGGAAGTGTTCAAGCACGGCTTGATCGCCGACCCGGTCTTGTGCGATGACGTCGTGTCCGGCGGTTTCGGTCCTCACGCGGCGCATCTCGAAGAGATCGTCGGGCGCGCGGTGAAGGTCAAGGCGGACGTCGTGACGCGCGACCTCACCGAGCGGGGCGAGCGCGCCCATTTGAACTTCGGTCACACGCTCGCGCACGCGCTCGAAGCCGTCACCGGACACGCTTTGCCGCACGGCGAGGCGGTCGGGTACGGCCTGCACTTCGCCGCGCTCCTTTCGCGGCGTCTCGGCGGCGAGGACGTATCGAAGCTCACCGAGCGCTTTCTGGCGTATCAGCGACCTCGCTCCCTGCCGGACTTCGCGTGGCAGGACGTCGCGCCGTTCGTGGCGCGTGACAAGAAGGCGGACTCGCGCGGCGTGCGCTTCGTGCTGCTCGAAAAGCTCGCTCGGCCGTACGTGGCGCACGTGGACGAGGCGGACGTTCGAGTCGCCTTCGACGAGTGGCACGCGTTCGTACGCGGCATGGTGAAATGA
- a CDS encoding shikimate kinase — MTTSPSSLIERPVTWVALAGFMGTGKSRIGWELSRALALHFVDTDKLISRVAGKSVPEIFDEDGEAQFRAYEREVVRRVTRLDYAVVSLGGGTFISPENRKLLLARGPVVVLWASPETVLQRTKRTDRPLLKAPEPLERIRGLMQEREGAYREGTIHVSSDDRPSEDVVAEVVDRLWTWSEDHED; from the coding sequence ATGACGACGTCTCCCTCTTCTCTCATCGAACGGCCCGTGACATGGGTGGCCCTCGCGGGCTTCATGGGCACCGGGAAGAGCCGGATCGGCTGGGAGTTGTCGCGGGCGTTGGCTCTGCACTTCGTGGATACCGACAAGTTGATTTCACGGGTGGCGGGAAAGTCGGTGCCGGAGATTTTCGACGAGGACGGCGAGGCGCAGTTTCGTGCGTACGAGCGCGAAGTCGTGCGGCGCGTGACGCGGCTCGACTACGCGGTCGTGTCGCTCGGCGGTGGTACGTTCATCTCGCCCGAGAACCGGAAGTTGCTGCTCGCCCGAGGACCGGTCGTGGTGTTGTGGGCGAGCCCGGAGACGGTCTTACAGCGCACGAAGCGCACCGACCGTCCGCTCCTGAAAGCGCCCGAGCCGTTGGAGCGCATTCGCGGCTTGATGCAAGAGCGCGAAGGCGCGTACCGCGAAGGCACCATTCACGTGTCGTCCGACGATCGTCCCTCGGAGGACGTCGTGGCCGAGGTCGTCGACCGCCTTTGGACGTGGAGCGAGGATCATGAGGATTGA
- the rplM gene encoding 50S ribosomal protein L13 translates to MKTYVPKETEQNWIVVDAANIPVGRLATFVASRIRGKHRPDFQPNIIQGDFVIVVNASKAVFTGGKLDNKVYTRYTGYQGGLKTETARVALQKHPDRVIEHAVFGMLPKGRQGRAMHTRLKVYANEQHPHSAQQPQTVEVR, encoded by the coding sequence GTGAAAACCTACGTACCTAAGGAAACCGAGCAAAACTGGATCGTGGTGGACGCGGCGAACATTCCCGTGGGTCGCCTCGCTACGTTCGTGGCGTCGCGCATTCGCGGCAAGCATCGCCCCGACTTCCAGCCGAACATCATTCAAGGTGACTTCGTCATCGTCGTGAACGCCTCGAAGGCGGTCTTCACGGGCGGCAAGCTCGACAACAAGGTGTACACCCGCTACACCGGTTACCAAGGCGGCCTCAAGACGGAGACGGCGCGCGTAGCGCTGCAAAAGCATCCCGACCGTGTCATCGAGCACGCGGTGTTCGGCATGCTTCCCAAGGGCCGTCAGGGCCGCGCGATGCACACGCGCCTGAAGGTCTACGCGAACGAGCAACATCCGCACTCCGCTCAACAACCGCAAACGGTGGAGGTCCGCTAA
- the aroC gene encoding chorismate synthase, producing the protein MRFLTAGESHGPQLTTIIEGLPSNLELTKDDIDPWLAKRQGGYGRGRRMVIERDEANIVSGVRAGRTTGAPVTFVIENRDWRNWTEIMSPLPGGEPRKKALTAARPGHADLPGGIKYRLRDLRDVLERASARETASRVAVGAVGLKLLSDLGVEGVGHVVSLGGIESTVPFEWSRVAEVEDSELRCLDLEASGRMIERIDAAKKDGDTLGGVVEVRFRGLPVGLGSHVHWDRKLDGRIAAAVMGIQAIKGVEIGLGFEAARRPGSAVHDPIFLRERGYERDSNGAGGLEGGMTNGEDLVVRAAMKPIATLMKPLPTVDVATREAADAARERSDTTAVPAASVIVQCAVAWVLADAMLEKFGGDSMEELRERVASAHAFARAY; encoded by the coding sequence ATGAGGTTTCTGACCGCAGGCGAATCGCACGGACCGCAGCTCACGACGATCATCGAGGGGTTGCCTTCGAACTTGGAGCTCACGAAGGACGACATCGACCCTTGGCTGGCCAAGCGGCAAGGCGGATACGGACGCGGTCGCCGCATGGTGATCGAGCGCGACGAAGCGAACATCGTGTCGGGCGTTCGCGCGGGTCGCACGACGGGCGCTCCCGTGACGTTCGTGATCGAGAACCGCGATTGGCGCAACTGGACGGAGATCATGTCTCCCCTGCCGGGCGGCGAGCCGCGCAAGAAGGCCCTGACGGCCGCGCGGCCCGGCCACGCCGACTTGCCGGGCGGCATCAAGTATCGCCTGCGTGACTTGCGTGACGTGTTGGAGCGCGCGTCGGCCCGCGAGACTGCTTCGCGCGTGGCCGTTGGGGCCGTCGGCCTCAAGCTTTTGTCGGACCTCGGGGTGGAGGGCGTCGGGCACGTCGTGTCGCTCGGCGGGATCGAGTCGACGGTGCCTTTCGAGTGGTCGCGCGTCGCGGAAGTCGAGGACAGCGAGCTTCGCTGCCTCGACTTGGAGGCGAGCGGTCGCATGATCGAACGCATCGACGCCGCGAAGAAGGACGGCGACACGCTTGGCGGCGTGGTCGAGGTGCGCTTTCGCGGCCTGCCGGTGGGGCTTGGAAGCCACGTGCACTGGGATCGCAAGCTCGACGGACGTATCGCGGCCGCCGTGATGGGCATTCAGGCCATCAAGGGCGTGGAGATCGGCTTGGGCTTCGAGGCGGCGCGCCGTCCGGGCTCCGCGGTGCACGACCCGATCTTTTTGCGCGAACGTGGGTACGAACGTGACTCGAACGGCGCGGGCGGCTTGGAGGGCGGGATGACGAACGGCGAGGACCTCGTGGTGCGCGCGGCCATGAAACCGATCGCGACCCTCATGAAGCCGCTGCCGACCGTGGACGTCGCGACGCGTGAAGCGGCGGACGCGGCGCGCGAGCGCAGCGACACGACGGCGGTGCCCGCGGCGAGCGTCATCGTGCAGTGCGCCGTCGCGTGGGTGCTCGCGGACGCCATGCTGGAGAAGTTCGGGGGCGATTCCATGGAGGAACTGCGCGAGCGGGTCGCTTCGGCGCACGCCTTCGCCCGGGCATATTGA
- a CDS encoding flagellar protein FliT, whose translation MININLLPKNLRRSTGPDGWRIAAGTVAAVALVTMGVLQYSVQNRLNGINKDIAEAQSELAVRANDVRERNELQARKTELQAVAGVAQTLESGRTSWSADLARFVRQLPTSNTPIIALTNVSMRMPQLAAAPGGANAPYDGKAVTKELVLSGLARSSDALVRLVNTFENAPEFGVQFQNAARDPNTGEYTFAVTVGMIGDKPKPALTAAASENGAVGTTESSASGTTTSGTTAPSAPPAPSTSSPNSNGGNP comes from the coding sequence TTGATTAACATCAACCTGCTCCCGAAGAACCTCCGTCGTTCGACGGGACCGGACGGGTGGCGAATCGCCGCAGGCACGGTCGCGGCGGTCGCCTTGGTCACGATGGGCGTTTTGCAGTACAGCGTGCAAAATCGCCTCAACGGCATCAACAAGGACATCGCCGAAGCGCAAAGCGAGCTCGCCGTGCGCGCCAACGACGTACGCGAACGCAACGAGTTGCAAGCGCGCAAGACCGAGTTGCAAGCGGTCGCGGGCGTCGCGCAGACGCTCGAATCGGGGCGTACGTCGTGGAGCGCCGACCTCGCACGCTTCGTTCGGCAGTTGCCGACTTCGAACACTCCTATCATCGCCTTGACGAACGTCAGCATGCGGATGCCGCAGCTCGCGGCGGCGCCCGGCGGAGCCAACGCCCCGTACGACGGTAAAGCCGTGACGAAAGAGCTGGTGCTGAGCGGACTCGCCCGTTCGAGCGACGCACTCGTGCGTCTCGTGAACACCTTCGAGAACGCGCCGGAATTCGGCGTGCAATTCCAAAACGCGGCCCGCGACCCCAACACCGGTGAATACACCTTCGCGGTCACGGTCGGCATGATCGGTGACAAGCCCAAGCCCGCCTTGACGGCCGCGGCATCCGAGAACGGAGCGGTGGGTACGACCGAAAGCTCTGCAAGCGGCACGACGACCTCGGGAACGACCGCCCCGAGCGCGCCGCCCGCGCCTTCCACGTCGAGCCCGAACTCCAACGGAGGCAATCCATGA
- a CDS encoding isocitrate/isopropylmalate dehydrogenase family protein — protein MTNYKICLIEGDGIGHEVVPAAREVLEALGLDLEFTEAHAGYETFLDVGTSVPGATIEAIEAADATLFGAATSPSEKVPGFFGAIRYLRRKFDLFANVRPAKSRPVPGGVDGVDLVLVRENTEGLYVEVERRYGDTAIADAVITKRASSRIGKYALDIARKRRGELAVVHKANVLPVTQGLFLSTVMEEAAQVPQVRAYDVIVDAMAMHLVRSPQRFDVIVATNLFGDILSDLTAGLTGGLGLAPSGNIGEKHAIFESVHGSAPDIAGQGIANPTATILSAAMMLDHLGEPEAAARIQRAVDELLREGSVTRDLGGALDTRGYTDALVRRVSRS, from the coding sequence GTGACGAACTATAAGATTTGCCTCATCGAAGGGGACGGCATCGGGCACGAAGTCGTTCCGGCCGCGAGAGAGGTCCTCGAAGCCCTCGGGCTCGACTTGGAATTCACGGAGGCCCACGCGGGCTACGAAACGTTTCTGGACGTCGGGACGAGCGTGCCGGGCGCGACCATCGAAGCCATCGAGGCGGCCGACGCGACGTTGTTCGGGGCCGCTACGAGTCCCAGCGAAAAGGTGCCGGGCTTTTTCGGAGCGATTCGGTACTTGAGGCGCAAGTTCGACCTCTTCGCCAACGTCCGACCGGCGAAAAGCCGTCCCGTGCCCGGGGGCGTGGACGGCGTCGATCTCGTCTTGGTGCGTGAAAACACCGAGGGCTTGTACGTGGAGGTCGAGCGGCGTTACGGCGACACGGCCATCGCGGACGCGGTCATCACCAAGCGTGCGTCGTCGCGCATCGGCAAGTACGCGTTGGACATCGCCCGAAAACGGCGAGGCGAACTGGCCGTCGTGCACAAGGCAAACGTCCTTCCGGTCACGCAGGGGCTGTTTCTGAGCACGGTGATGGAGGAAGCCGCCCAAGTGCCGCAGGTACGCGCGTATGACGTCATCGTCGACGCGATGGCCATGCACCTCGTGCGCTCGCCGCAGCGTTTCGACGTCATCGTCGCGACGAATCTTTTCGGCGACATCCTGTCCGACCTCACGGCGGGCTTGACGGGAGGCCTGGGACTCGCTCCGAGCGGCAACATCGGCGAGAAGCACGCGATTTTCGAAAGCGTGCACGGCAGTGCGCCCGACATCGCCGGCCAAGGGATCGCCAACCCGACGGCGACGATTCTTTCGGCGGCGATGATGCTCGACCATCTCGGCGAACCCGAGGCGGCCGCGAGAATTCAACGTGCCGTCGATGAGCTACTTCGAGAAGGTTCGGTGACGCGGGATCTTGGCGGGGCGCTCGACACGCGTGGCTACACGGACGCGCTCGTGCGGCGCGTTTCGAGAAGCTAA